Below is a window of Culturomica massiliensis DNA.
CTCGGATTCAGACCGGCTTTTACGCATTTGATATCGAAGAATTTTTCAGCCCCCAGATCAAAACCGAATCCGGCTTCTGTAACGACATAATCTGAGAGGGAAAGTCCCATTTTGGTGGCGATGATAGAGTTTGTGCCCTGTGCGATGTTGGCGAATGGGCCGCCGTGTATAATTGCCGGATTGCCTTCGATGGTTTGTACCAAGTTGGGTTTTATAGCTTCTTTCAATAGAGCAGCCATAGCTCCGTTTGCTTTCAGGTCACGGGCGTAAATCGGTTTTTTGTCATAGGTATAACCGATAAAGATATTTCCCAAACGTTCTTTCAGATCTTCAAAATCTTCAGCCAGACAAAGAATAGCCATTACTTCGGAGGCTGCGGTGATATCGAAGCCTGTTTCCCGGGGGATTCCCGAAGAAGTGCCGCCAAGTCCTACGATGATATGCCGTAAGGAACGGTCGTTCATATCCATTACCCTTTTCCAGGTAACGGTGCGGGGATCGAGACCGATTGAAGAGGTTTTGCTTTGGATATTATTGTCGATCAATGCCGATAGCAGGTTGTGGGCTTTTTCTACGGCATTGAAATCACCTGTAAAATGCAGGTTGATATCTTCCATCGGGAGTACTTGTGAATAGCCGCCACCCGTTGCTCCTCCTTTAATACCGAATACAGGACCTAATGAGGGTTCGCGGAGCACTACCGTCGTTTTTTTGCCGATACGATTCAATCCTTCCGTAAGTCCGATTGAAACGGTGGTTTTTCCTTCTCCGGCCGGTGTCGGGGAGATAGCTGATACCAAAACTAGGTGTTTACCGGCCATTTTCTGAGGATTGATCAAATTTAACGGTAGTTTAGCCTTATATTTTCCGTATTGTTCGATACATGCCGGATCAATACCTAATCTGGATGCGATTTCCGTAATGGGTTTCAGAGTTACTTTATTTGCAATTTCTATGTCTGTCATGGCATTAAGTTTTGTAGTTTATGGTTTGTATTTATTTTAAATAGAATTCAGTACTGCCTATGTTTTCGTTGTCACAAAACAGTTCGGCAGTGTATTTTCCTTTTACGAGGCTACCGTCGTTCGGCCAGTAAATGGCCATCTCCAGGCGTTCACCTTCATATTCGAATTCCCGCTTAGCCGAATAGGTGAGGGAAGCATTTTGGAATTTAAAGAAGGATTTTTCACTAAAGGCAATTACTTTATCGTCCGGACGTTTAAGGCGTAAATAAACGATATGGGTGCCACGCTGGGCTGTCACGTTTTTTGGAATAACGAAATCTGCCCGGAGTTGGAAACATTTTTTCCAGTTTACTTCTTTACCTTTCTTGTTGATAGGAACAACCGTAAAGTTTTCTGCCGTCAGGGCACTGGCGATGGCAATTACTTTTTGCATCGATTTTTGTTCGTTTTCCAGTTTCGTATTTCGTTCCCGTACCCAGTCCATTTGTTGTTTTACCTGGGTGTTTTCCTGTACTAATTGCTGATTTAAACGGTTCAGGGAATCGATTTGCACGACATAGCTTCTCAATACCGTTTTCAGGGTTCCGATTTCCCGTTTATACTTATTGATTTCAGCATAAGAGTTGTCTCTGAATTTTTTCATTTCGTCGAGAAGGGTGGCTATTTTTTCCTGTTCCACCATTAATTTTTCATTCAGAGTGTCGTTGGACGTTTTCAATTGGTCGTAATTTGTACTTAATTCCGATAGTTCCTGGGTTAATAATTCTTTTTCCTGGTGAATGGCAGCGATGTGTTTTTTGTTTTTCGACCATTCTACCATGAAAAAAATGAATAGTATGACTAAAACTGCCGATAGTCCATAGATAATGAACATCAGACTTTTGTTTTTTGTATTCTGAACAGGCTTATTCTCTTCCATAATAATGTGTATAAGTAATAGGTGTTAATCTGTTAAATTATTTATTTAAAAATAGAAGTCATTTTTGATGCTTCCGAGAACAAAGGTAGGAGAAAAAGGAAAATGTTAAAATGAAAAACACCAAATTAAAAGCCGATGCCCTTGATTTTTGTATTTTTTTAACGTAAATTGTAAGAGTCTACAGTTGTGTTATGAAAGAAGAATTTTTACAATATATCTGGGCTAATTCGTTGTACCGGACGGATGAATTTGAAACACAGGCCGGTAAGCCGATTCGTATTCTGGATGTCGGAAAATTAAACCGGGATGCGGGTCCGGATTTTTTTAATGCCCGCATTGCTGTCGGAGAAGTGATGTTGGCCGGTAATATCGAGATTCATTTGCGTAGCAGTGATTGGTACCGGCATTCGCATCACCTGGATGCAGCTTACAATAATGTGATCCTTTCCGTTGTAAAAGAGAATGATACCCGTGTTTACACCAGTAGCGGGAGAGAGGTGGATTGCATCGTCATCGAATATGCGGATTATTTGTACCATGAATATCTTTTTATGCGGGATACATTCAAACGTCCCGGATGTTACCGGCATTTGGATTTACTGGATGATAATTGGTTTTATATGACGTTGCAAAGTCTGGCCATAGAGCGGCTCGAACGGAAAGTGAACGATATCCGGAAAATATTCGGTCAAACGAATGGCGATTGGGAAGAATGTTTTTACCGTTTACTTTGCAAATACTGGTCTGCGGATATAAATTCGGATACCTATTATCAGTTATCCTGTCATTTGTCGTATAAAACGCTGTTGAGATATGCAGATCGTTTGTTGTCCGTAGAGGCTTTGTTGTTAGGTGTTTCCGGACTCTTGGACGATGCTCCGGAGGATCATTACAGTGTAAATTTAAAGCGGGAATATTTGTATTTAAGCAAGAAATATAAATTATGGGAAATGCCTTCCGGCCAATGGAAGTTTATGCGTATCCGTCCCGGGGCTTTTCCGACATTACGTTTGGCTTTACTGGCTGCAATGATCTGTCATTTCAACAGTTTATTGTCGTATGTTTTGGAAGCTGCGACTTTAAAGGAGGTGTTCTCCTTGTTCGAAGTTAAAGCTTCGGCTTATTGGAATACGCATTATATGTTCGGTAAAGAGTCTGTCGTTTCGATAAAAAGTCTGGGCGTTGGAAGCCGGCAGATTTTAATCATCAACGTGGTGATACCTTATTTGTTTTTTTATGGCAGAGAAAGGGGAGAAGAAAAGTTGGTAGAAAAAGCCCTGCAATGGATGGAAGAGATCAAACCTGAAAATAACTATATTGTCAGAAGCTGGGAAAAATACGGTTTTGTATTCGATTCGGCCCTACATACCCAAGCTTTAATTCAGTTGAGAAAAGAATATTGTGACAAACA
It encodes the following:
- a CDS encoding DUF2851 family protein; the protein is MKEEFLQYIWANSLYRTDEFETQAGKPIRILDVGKLNRDAGPDFFNARIAVGEVMLAGNIEIHLRSSDWYRHSHHLDAAYNNVILSVVKENDTRVYTSSGREVDCIVIEYADYLYHEYLFMRDTFKRPGCYRHLDLLDDNWFYMTLQSLAIERLERKVNDIRKIFGQTNGDWEECFYRLLCKYWSADINSDTYYQLSCHLSYKTLLRYADRLLSVEALLLGVSGLLDDAPEDHYSVNLKREYLYLSKKYKLWEMPSGQWKFMRIRPGAFPTLRLALLAAMICHFNSLLSYVLEAATLKEVFSLFEVKASAYWNTHYMFGKESVVSIKSLGVGSRQILIINVVIPYLFFYGRERGEEKLVEKALQWMEEIKPENNYIVRSWEKYGFVFDSALHTQALIQLRKEYCDKHDCLRCRIGREIFAQLKH
- a CDS encoding coiled-coil domain-containing protein, translating into MEENKPVQNTKNKSLMFIIYGLSAVLVILFIFFMVEWSKNKKHIAAIHQEKELLTQELSELSTNYDQLKTSNDTLNEKLMVEQEKIATLLDEMKKFRDNSYAEINKYKREIGTLKTVLRSYVVQIDSLNRLNQQLVQENTQVKQQMDWVRERNTKLENEQKSMQKVIAIASALTAENFTVVPINKKGKEVNWKKCFQLRADFVIPKNVTAQRGTHIVYLRLKRPDDKVIAFSEKSFFKFQNASLTYSAKREFEYEGERLEMAIYWPNDGSLVKGKYTAELFCDNENIGSTEFYLK
- a CDS encoding formate--tetrahydrofolate ligase gives rise to the protein MTDIEIANKVTLKPITEIASRLGIDPACIEQYGKYKAKLPLNLINPQKMAGKHLVLVSAISPTPAGEGKTTVSIGLTEGLNRIGKKTTVVLREPSLGPVFGIKGGATGGGYSQVLPMEDINLHFTGDFNAVEKAHNLLSALIDNNIQSKTSSIGLDPRTVTWKRVMDMNDRSLRHIIVGLGGTSSGIPRETGFDITAASEVMAILCLAEDFEDLKERLGNIFIGYTYDKKPIYARDLKANGAMAALLKEAIKPNLVQTIEGNPAIIHGGPFANIAQGTNSIIATKMGLSLSDYVVTEAGFGFDLGAEKFFDIKCVKAGLNPSAVVLVATIRALKYHGGVKLDALKEENLEALKKGIENLEKHVENMKKFNICPIVALNRFITDTDNEIQIVADKCRELGVPMEVAEVWAKGGEGAEKLAILTAKVAEQCLCKLQPLYEWNWCVEKKIETIAKEIYGAAAIDYTAQAKSDLKKIQALGLDKLPVCIAKTQKSLSDNPKLLGRPKDFIVTVRQIEIASGAGFIIPITGDIMRMPGLPDIPAAERIDIDKEGHITGLF